The following proteins are co-located in the Desulfatitalea tepidiphila genome:
- a CDS encoding GNAT family N-acetyltransferase translates to MADLLVRLYRLPQTDCSLSLFAEQGVSIRRAMAYERQQVVRWVGETFNALWAGECETAFGRQPIGCYLAVKNRAIVGFSCLNCTFRNFVGPIGVASGAREGGIGRALLLACLEEMRLAGYAYAIIGDAGEPKFFEKAAGATAISDSTPGPYPPKLK, encoded by the coding sequence ATGGCCGATTTGCTGGTTCGATTATACCGGTTGCCTCAAACAGACTGCTCACTGTCTCTATTCGCCGAACAAGGCGTGTCCATCCGAAGGGCGATGGCCTATGAGCGCCAACAAGTCGTCCGGTGGGTGGGCGAAACCTTCAATGCGCTTTGGGCCGGTGAGTGTGAAACTGCTTTCGGACGCCAACCCATCGGCTGCTATCTTGCCGTCAAAAACCGCGCTATCGTGGGTTTCAGCTGTTTAAATTGCACCTTTCGAAATTTCGTTGGCCCTATCGGGGTCGCTTCCGGCGCTCGTGAAGGTGGCATCGGACGAGCATTGCTCCTCGCTTGTCTGGAGGAAATGCGGCTTGCGGGATATGCATACGCTATCATCGGCGATGCCGGTGAACCGAAATTTTTTGAAAAGGCGGCGGGTGCGACGGCCATCAGTGATTCGACCCCCGGGCCCTATCCGCCCAAGCTCAAGTGA